A DNA window from Bradyrhizobium barranii subsp. barranii contains the following coding sequences:
- a CDS encoding SDR family NAD(P)-dependent oxidoreductase encodes MTERVTLITGASAGIGTELARVFAANGHRLALTARRADRLEALANELAAKGGKKPIVIACDLQEADAGDKIAAALAAEGVELDHLVNNAGFGVFGDAIERDRVEQVGIVDVNVRALTDLSLRFADQLIRNKGGLLNVGSVAGFLPGPGMAVYYASKAYVISLTEALRAELAPRGVRVTVLCPGPVPTEFQARAGVGSGHDTTLLNVSAADVAQQAYRGLMANKRAVLPGLGIKIVPFALRFFPRGFILSATSRFQRQRH; translated from the coding sequence GTTCGCCGCCAACGGGCATCGCCTCGCGCTGACGGCGCGACGCGCGGACCGGCTGGAGGCGCTTGCGAACGAGCTCGCAGCCAAGGGCGGCAAGAAGCCGATCGTGATCGCCTGCGACCTGCAGGAGGCAGATGCGGGTGACAAAATCGCCGCCGCGCTCGCCGCCGAAGGCGTCGAGCTCGACCATCTCGTCAACAATGCCGGCTTCGGCGTGTTCGGCGATGCGATCGAGCGCGACCGCGTCGAGCAGGTCGGCATCGTCGATGTCAACGTCCGCGCTCTGACGGATCTGTCGCTGCGCTTTGCCGATCAGCTGATCAGGAACAAGGGCGGTCTTCTCAATGTCGGATCGGTCGCGGGCTTTCTGCCCGGCCCCGGCATGGCCGTGTACTACGCGTCCAAGGCCTATGTGATTTCCCTCACCGAGGCCCTGCGGGCGGAGCTCGCGCCGCGCGGCGTTCGCGTCACCGTACTTTGCCCGGGTCCGGTGCCCACCGAATTCCAGGCGCGCGCCGGCGTCGGGTCCGGGCATGACACAACTCTTCTCAACGTGTCTGCCGCCGATGTCGCGCAACAAGCCTATCGAGGCCTGATGGCCAACAAGCGGGCAGTGCTGCCTGGTCTCGGCATCAAGATCGTGCCGTTCGCGCTGCGTTTCTTTCCGCGCGGCTTCATCCTGTCCGCCACCAGCCGGTTCCAGAGGCAGAGGCACTAG
- a CDS encoding glutamine amidotransferase gives MSFRTDRFGGAELVPFPRRTPSAAASEARLPVLIILHQESSTPGRVGNALRALGHHLDIRRPRFGDPLPDTLDQHAGAVFFGGPMSANDPDDYIRREIDWIEIPLREQRPFLGICLGAQMLAMQLGARVAAHAEALTQIGYYPIRPTTAGHALCPNWPAQVYHWHREGSELPVGTELLAEGDDFPIQAFRTGNAFGVQFHPDVTCAMMHCWTTRGYDGLSAPGARERHHHFADRAVYDVAERAWLDHFIDGWLARRQVLAQAAE, from the coding sequence ATGTCGTTCCGAACGGACAGGTTTGGTGGCGCAGAATTGGTGCCCTTCCCAAGAAGGACGCCGAGCGCCGCCGCCTCCGAAGCCCGGTTGCCGGTTCTGATCATCCTGCATCAGGAATCCTCGACGCCCGGCCGCGTCGGCAATGCGCTGCGCGCGCTCGGCCATCACCTCGACATTCGCCGTCCCCGCTTCGGCGATCCCCTGCCCGATACGCTCGATCAGCATGCCGGCGCTGTTTTTTTCGGCGGTCCGATGAGCGCCAACGATCCCGACGATTACATCCGCCGCGAGATCGACTGGATCGAAATTCCGCTCCGCGAACAGCGGCCGTTCCTTGGTATCTGCCTCGGCGCGCAGATGCTGGCGATGCAGTTGGGAGCCCGCGTCGCAGCGCATGCGGAGGCGCTGACCCAGATCGGCTACTATCCGATCCGCCCGACCACCGCGGGCCACGCGCTCTGCCCGAATTGGCCGGCACAGGTCTATCACTGGCATCGCGAAGGATCTGAACTGCCCGTCGGCACTGAGCTGCTTGCGGAAGGCGATGATTTTCCGATCCAGGCGTTCCGCACCGGCAACGCTTTCGGGGTGCAGTTTCATCCTGACGTGACCTGCGCGATGATGCATTGCTGGACCACGCGCGGCTATGACGGCCTCAGCGCGCCCGGCGCGCGCGAGCGGCATCATCATTTCGCGGACCGTGCCGTGTACGACGTTGCGGAACGGGCCTGGCTCGATCATTTCATCGACGGCTGGCTGGCGCGCCGGCAGGTGCTGGCGCAAGCCGCCGAGTGA